The nucleotide window ccaaaacgcagcgttgtatgcagacataatggaatttattaaagaaagacgaaacacgaaaactcttacacaaactacaaaacaacaaacgacgtagacagacctgaacttgagaacttacatatagacatgaagaacgcacgaacaggaaagactagccaaacgaacgaacaaacgaaacagtcccgtgtggtgcaacagacacagacacaagaacaatcacccaccaacaaacagtgagaacagcctaccttaatatggttctcaatcagaggaaacgtcaaacacctgcctctaattgagaaccatatcaggcaacacattcaacccaacatagaaacacattgtcacaccctggcctttgttatattgattttctttattagtttagttaggtcagggtgtgacatgggggatgtttgtgtgttttgtctagtttagggtgtgtgtattgtttagggggttttgtagtatgtatggggttgtgttcagtgtaggtgtttaggaaagtctatggttgcctggtttggttctcaatcagagacagctgtttattgttgtctctgattgggagccatatttaaggcagccataggctttaggtgtttgtgggtaattgtctatgtctaacgttagtagctgtgtgtgcactttcgtttgtagcttcacgttcgtggtttattgtttttgtatttgtctacccaaccttacctggttgtatgctccccgtagcccgaccagtgcggggaggtggaataacccacactgggctgtgtaggcgaaccggggacaccatgcgtaaggctggtgccatgtatgccggcccgaggagacgcactggagaccagacacgttgagccggcttcatggcacctggctcaatactcaatctagccctgccagtgcggggaggtggaataacccgcaccgggctatgcacacgtacaggagacaccgtgcgctctaccgcataacactgtgtctgcccgtactctcgcactccacggtaataaactgacctgggaacagccagcagaattctgcattctcacatcctcataggaaaaatgctctaactcgagttctgttttacccacagatataattcaaacggttttagaaactagagagtgttttctatccaatagtaataataatatgcatattgtacgagcaagaattgagtacgaggcagtttaatttgggaacgaaattattacaaagtgcaaacagcaccccctattgagaagaaggcagccataggctttaggtgtttgtgggtaattgtctatgtctaacgttagtagctgtgtgtgcactttcgtttgtagcttcacgttcgtggtttattgtttttgtatttgtttgtatagtgttcgtttcgtcttcgtctcaaataaaagaagatgtattgatATCACTCTGCATTTTGGtgcgatccatgctcctcctcagacgaggaggagaacgaacgtgacacacataacatagactacccacccagctcacgtcctgaccaactaaacaaagtaaaacaaaggcaaataaggtcaggaacgtgacacctaccCTCAGAAACACACTCACATTTTGCTTGAGATGTGTCATGATTTGCAACATAAAATTCCATCACCTTGATTTAATTCATGCAGTACTAATTCTACTCATATTGAAAAAGAAAAAACATTACACTTGCAATAAATTATTATCTACAAAACAACTCCTGTTCAGCAAATTCTTAAATTAGGGGGCAATTCTTTTCATGTTGGTTGATCGTTTTAAATCCAAATGGTATTGTCTATTGCAATATTGCGAAAACCAAGAGTTGGTGTGAAGACACTTGTTACACAAAATGAATGAGTTGTAGGCTATAGGTTTCAAGATGCAATGTGATTAGGAAATTGATCAACATGAGGTTGCCTTTCAACAGTGGTGAAAAGTAGTtgggtaaaaatactttaaagcacTACTAAAGTAGATTTTCggggtatctgtacttaactTTAATATTTAAatttggacaacttttacttcactacattcctaaataaaataatgtactttttactccgtacatttccctgaaacccaaaagtactcgttaaatTTTTTATGCTGAACAGGACAGGAAaaccatacttgagtaaaagttaagataccttaatagaaaaggacTCAAGTAAAATCAAAAGTCAActagtaaaattctacttgagtaaaaatataaaagtatttcgtttaaaatatacttaagtatcaaaagtaaaagtataaatcgtttcaaattccttatattaagcaaactggATGGCAcctttttcttgtttttttaatttacggaaagccatggacacactccaacattcagacataatttaccaacgaagcatgtgtgtttagtgagtccgccagataagAAGgagtaggaatgaccagggatgttcggttGATAAATGCGTGAATTTGActgttttcctgtcctgctaaacagTCAAAAtgcaacgagtacttttgggtgtcaaggaaaatgtatggagtaaaaagtacaatattttcttaggGAATGTAGTGAGGTataagtaaaagtagtcaaaaatataagtaGTAAATTAAAGTAGGGAACAGATACCCAAAAAagcaacttaagtagtactttaaagtattttttacttaagacctttacaccactgcttCCATGCACCTAATCCAggtttttccaacagttttctGTGCAGACTATTGCAGTTTGTTTGGTGAGCGTGCGCGCGCTAAGGAGAGACGTGGAGGAAaagggagagcgagagtgagaaTCAGAAGACAGCATCAGAAAACCACCAGCATGGGGTCTTGGTATTTACAGTGATACGACCAATGCCCATCTTTTCTCGTCTTCATTCTTCAAAGGACACGCATTGGTCTCTTATTCCGGATGTAAAGAATGCTCCAGTTGACCTAATTTAAATAGTTCGCGGAAGATTCATCAGTGGGGCTCGACAGCGGTGCTTGTCTCTCATTTGAAGCGTTGGGTCCAATGGGAGTCGATATAGCTTCATTCTTCACACTCCGACGGTGGTGGTGAATTGCGAATAACACGTCTGATCCCTTTTTTCCTTGACCATTGATTTTTGCAATGTGAGCTTGTTCGACTCTGCTGTGTCTTTACGCATTAAGAGGGTATTCCCCATCGCTGTTTAATCACGCTTCGGTCTTGAATTGATTAATTTGGAAACCATTTGGACTATATAACATTCAGAAACCTGGACCTTTTGATTGACTACCAGGGGAGACAGTGCTGACCTTTGTGTAGACTCTTTCGTGTAAGATTTTTGTTTGGTCTCCATCTTTCAGAGACAACTGAGTGTTATTATCAAAATAGTTGCTGAGGAATCATTGACGAAGATAGGGGGAGATAGAGACGAGGGGAATACGAGATAACGCCAGTGGTGGGGGAACATGCTGCCTTCGCAAGAAGCTTCCAAGATTTACCATGACAACTACATGCGGAATTCGCGGGCCATTGGGGTTCTGTGGGCTATATTCACCATATGTTTGGCCATTATTAACGTAGTGGTGTTCATTCTGCCCTACTGGATTGGGGACAGCGTGAACACCCCACACCCAGGCTATTTCGGCTTGTTCCACTACTGCGTGGGCACTGGGAACTCCAACCGGGAGCTCACTTGCCAAGGAACCTTCGCCGAATTCAGCGGCATCCCCTCGAGCGCGTTCAAAGCTGCCACCTTCCTCGtgttgctgtccatggtgctcATCTTGGGTTGTATTGCCTGCTTCACCCTTTTCTTATTCTGCAACACTGCCACTGTCTACAAGACGTGCGCCTGGATGCAGCTGCTATGCGGTAAGAGATTGGCGTTTGGGTAGTCACTTCCACGGATGGGCGCAAATTCATGCATTCTGCTCACGAACATTGAGGGGTCCATTACTTTCCACACTGTTCGTTGGCGCGTGAGTGTCCTGTTGCAgcctaca belongs to Salvelinus namaycush isolate Seneca chromosome 20, SaNama_1.0, whole genome shotgun sequence and includes:
- the LOC120064844 gene encoding LHFPL tetraspan subfamily member 4 protein-like, translated to MLPSQEASKIYHDNYMRNSRAIGVLWAIFTICLAIINVVVFILPYWIGDSVNTPHPGYFGLFHYCVGTGNSNRELTCQGTFAEFSGIPSSAFKAATFLVLLSMVLILGCIACFTLFLFCNTATVYKTCAWMQLLCAVCLLLGCMIFPDGWDAEVVRDMCGEETGKYTLGNCSVRWAYMLAIVGIMDALILSFLAFVLGNRQNDFQLEEQLKAEQKGEALMMLS